In Methanocalculus alkaliphilus, the sequence AGTATCTCTTCATCGACCTTGGAACCCTTGGCATGGAGAATGACGGTGCACTCGGCCAGGTAAAGACTGATCCCGCACTAAAGGGGCTCTCTGCAGTGAAGAGCGGGAAGGTATACGGTCTGTTGCCATACAACTCATATAATACCAACTATGAGGTCGTCCTGGCAAATGCGTACTATGTCGGCACAGTTCTCTATCCGGACCGGTTTGCAGATGTTGATCCGGTTAAGAAAGCAGACGAACTCTTCACCTTCTTCGTTGGAGAACCTGTCTTTGAAGAGTATAATGCCGGTTACAGAGGATTAGGGTTCACCCAGATTCCGGTCTGATACTCTGAAATCCGGGAAAGGGGGCGAGGCTCTCCGCCTCCTTTTTCATCTACAGCAACTATCTCCCCGCACAGGGAGCACTCGGCCTGTTCAAAGGCTTTTGTCTTCTTCTTAACTTCTGTCTGGAAATGCCAGATAGCGAAGAGAGCCTTCCCTTGGTGTCATCTGCAAACGTATCCCCATTGAAATGGTGCAAATTTTTTGCCTAATTGATGAGGCTACCGTCTCGGCAATATCCGAATAAATATTGTTTCCATCATTTTTTACGGTGAAAATTGTGTATGGGGTTCTCTTTGTGATGTATGGAATCAGTATGAGCGTTGGGAGATCAGATGTGGTGATCCGGGATGGATTGTAGGAATCATCTGTTCATAATAAAAAATGGGGGTTGTGTCCCGGCCTGATTATTCGGATTGTGAATGAGGGTGCAGTCGAATGATCCGCCCACGATCATCAAAGATCTGCCGTGATGCAAGAAACACGGAGAACTGGGCGGTAATTGCCTCGGCAACGATTAAAAGGAAAACGATGATGAGCTGGTATTCTGCCGCATAATATGGGTTTAAACCAGCGATCAACATGCCTGCCATAGCTCCGGGAAGAATAACGATTCCAAGTGTCTTCAACCGATCTATAGCCGGGATCATGGAGCTGCGAACCCCTTCCCGCATATAGACAGTCGTTGCTTCATCGGGGCTTGCTCCGAGTGAGAGGGCCATCTCAACCTGATCATTATGAATCTCCATCTCACGGATAAACCGATCAATAGAGAGTGATGAAACGATCATTGATGCTCCGATTGCCATACTTCCCATTGGTATCAGAAAGGCTGGCGTAATTGGGATAACGCCAGTTATGACGAGGGCTGATATCGAGACAAAAGAGCCTGCAGCTATCGAGGGGAGAGTAACCATAAAGGGCTTTGCAAGAGAGGAACGTGCACGCAAAGCCGATGTCCACGCCGCAACCAGCGTCATGCCGATAAGCATTAGAATGATTAATAGAAAATTACCGGATTCAAAAACAAATACGAGTAGTACTACGATGACAGCAAGCTGTAGAATAGCTCGGGCAGCCCCAACAATTAATTCACGAGAGATACCTATTCTGCGCACGTGCAGGATCACTATAATCGCCAGGAGCAGAAGGGTCGCAATTCCAAGGTTGAGAAAGCCGGCCGAGGGATCATATGACATTGTCATTGTATATCACTCTGAAGAGAGCCTGATTCGAGCCGATATCGCTTATCTGATCGGTTATACAGTGCCAGGTCATGGGTGATAACAATGATTGCCGATCCTGCATCTGCCAGTTCATCCAGCTTATGTACTATGAGAGAGGCTGAGTCGCGATCAAGAGCCGACGTCGGTTCATCAAGGAGAAGGATCGGAGGATCGAGCATAAGCGCACGGACAAGTGCAATTCTTTGCCGTTCCCCGCCTGAAAGCTGTTCTGGATATGAAGAGAGGATATCTGATGAAAGGCCAAGACTTTCTATGATATCTGTCGGATCCGGATATCTGAGCTTTTGATGTGCTTTGAACGAAAAGGGTAAAGAAAGATTCTCATGAACATTTCCTGGAAAGAAGACAGGAATCTGGGGCATTAACATAATAGTTCGACGTATGATCTCCGGAGGGAATGAACGTATATCACGGCCATATAGTTGTATCTCACCTCCTGAATAGGGAATAAGCTGATTAAGGCAACGAAGAAGGAGGCTCTTCCCAGATCCTGATGAGCCGGTGATGGCGATACGGTCGCCTTTTCTGATGGAGAAGGAGACATTCGAGAAGATAGGTCGATCCTGAAGTATAAGGGAAAGTGATTTGACACAAAGATCCGGATGGTGACTCCGACTCATACGTAGTAGATTCCTACTCACATATATTAGAAACAGATCATTATTTTGTTGTATCAGATAGCACCCACTCTCCTGACCTCTCCATTTGATAATACTGCAATAGTGCGTACGGTACGCACGTGCTCTCTCCAGGGCTCTCCGCCTTCTCTTCTCACAAAAACCTGTTTTTTTGATCATTTGTATTCAATTCTCAATATTTATGCACCATAACTCAGACGAAAAATAAAATAGGTATATTAAAGTATATCGTAACTCAATTCTTTTTAGATTTGGTATGATGAATAATCGCATTTATTCTATTTTGTGTGGAGTGCTCCTCCTCGCCCTCCTCGCAGTTGCGGGCTGTGTCGGTGATTCCGGCCCCTCGGCTCCACCAACAGGACAGAACGAGATGACCCTGACCGATGGCTTCGGCAGAACGGTGACGATCCCGCAACCCGTGGAGAGTGTCCTCTGCTCCGGCTCCGGCACGCTGCGGTACCTGGTGTACCTCCAGGGTGAGGATCTCGTTGTCGGTGTTGACAGTATCGAGAAGCAGCACCGAGACATAGAAGGGCGCCCCTATGCGCTTGTACACCGTGAGAGGTTCCAGCCACTACCGCTCTTTGGCGAGTTCCGTGGCAAGGATGATCCGGAAAAAGTCATCGGTATCTGGCCGGAACTCGTCTTTAAGGGCGGATCTACCGGGACTGCATATGGCACAAGTATTGCTGAAGTGGATGATCTCCAGACAAAAACCGGTGTGCCGGTTGTCGGATTTGCTTATGGTTCACTGAGGAACCAGGCTGAGAAGACAGAGATGTACACCGCCCTTCGGGTGATGGGCAAAGCGATCGGAAATGATGCCCGTGCCGAAGAGATTATCGCATACATCGAGGCGACAATGGCAGACCTTGAGGCGCGTACCGGCGATATTCCGGCAGCAGACCAGAAACGGGTCTATATCGGCGGTGTGAGCAGTGCCGGTGCGCATGGCATCATCTCGACCGAGCCTGCATACCCGCCATTCCTCTGGGTGCATGCCGATAATGTCGCATCCGGCCTTGGAACCGCACATGTCGATGTTGCAAAGGAAGCGATTGTGGACTGGGATCCCGAGTACCTCTTCATCGATGCGGGTACAACCTCGATGGATAACCAGGGTGCGATTGGGCAGTTGAAGACCGATCCCGCACTAAAAGGACTCAGCGCGGTAAAGGAAGGCAGGGTCTACATCGTGCTACCGTACAATTTCTACAACACGAACTATGAGACAGTCCTCGCGAATGCATATTTCGTTGGCTCTGTCCTGTATCCCGACCGGTTCGCTGATGTTGATCCGGTAGAGAAGGCAGATGAGATCTATACCTTCTTCGTTGGAAAGCCAGTATTTAACGAGCTGAACAGCCAGTACGGTGGTATTGGCTTCTCCCAGTTCCCAATGTAAGTGCACTGAACAAGAGTAATCCGGGGGAATACCCATCCCCCGTTTTTGTGAGGTTTTTTTTCTTTAACAGTTCCTCTCTGTTTTTGGATCGGTTACATCCGGGAGTGTGCTGCTGTAAAAGGTGCCGCGGGTACCGCGGGTACCGCGGTAGGATCTGATCTCACCTGCATTCTCAAGATCCCTCAGTATCTTCGCCACCTCGCCACCGGACATACCGGTTGCTGTGATGAGATCGTCAATCGTTGAGGGGCGGCGGGAGAGAATCGCACAGATCCTCTCTTTCTCTTCATCCATGACACCGGTGGATTGCTCACCCGGCGAAGAGAGGTTGACAATCTCTACCTTCTCTCTCCCAAGAATCTCCCGTACCGTATTCATTTCTGTATCAGATGCCGCCTGCACCCAGCTCTCCGGGGCGGGGCGATCCAGGGTGTTCAATTGTACACGATCGGGATTGATTCTGGTGATTGCGTCACGGAGTGAAATGAGTTCTTCTTCTGAGGTATTGACCCCCGGAATGATGAAGACCTCCAGCCAGATCTCGCCCCGGTAATCTCTCCCAAACTCCTCCATCCCTGCGATGATTGCCTCGATTGCAAGGTCCGGATGGGGTCTGTGTATCCGCTCAAATGTCTCCTGCCTGCCCGATGTGAGTGTGGGTATCACCCGGTCTGCACGCAGGAGCTCTTCCCTGACATCCGGGCGGGTGAGGAGGCTTCCGTTCGTGAGAACACTGGTGATATACTGTGGAAATTCCTCCTTCACCATCGCTATCACATTTCCGATAGAGAGCGAGAGGGTCGGCTCACCTGATCCCGCGAAGGTGACCGAGTCGAGTTGTGGGCTGGTGGAGAGGATGCACCTGAGTTCTTCCATCACCTCATCTTCAGGAATGAAGGTGGATCGCTCTATTGTCTGGATGGTAGTCTCCCCGCATTCGCAGTAGACGCAGTTGTATGAACAGGTCTTGTACGGGATGAGATCGATCCCAAGCGATCTGCCGAGCCGATGCGAGGATACCGGACCAAAGATATGCCTGTATTTCATCTGATTCCTCCCCCGTTTCTGGTGATTTGGGTTCTTCGGAGATAACAGCATCTTTTGTGACACGGCATTCAGAGGCCTTTCAGGTATCTCTTTACCCATTCACCATGCAATGGCGTATTTTCCGCCGTACGCTGCCTGATGCTCGCGCCGATCCCTGAAGTTCATAACAAAATCAAAAAGGTTATTCTTATGTGGTCTGCTACCCTACATTGATCTGAGGGAGTATAATGGATCTTAAAATTAGTATTACATCATTCCATCGTTTATCTGCCGGATTCCGGATAACCCCCGGCGGAAGAGAGCCACATGTAAGGGGTGAGTAGTTACGTGCATTTTGCAGATGGCGAACTTCCCACTGACTACCTGAAATACACCTACCGGAAGATACTCTGGATACTTGCCGGAATCGTCGTCCTCTTCCTCCTGTTCATCCTCTCGATCTCTGTCGGGGCAGTTGCCATCCCACCCCATGAGGTCTTTCTGACCCTGATCGGCCAGAACGTCACCGACAAGTGGGATCGGATCATCTGGAATATCCGCCTTCCCCAGGCGCTTGCGGCGATCATCTGCGGTGCCGGGCTTGCGGTCGCCGGGGTTGCGATGCAGTCGATCCTCCGAAACCCGCTCGCCTCACCATTCACCCTTGGTATCTCAAATGCGGGTGCATTTGGTGCGGCGGTTGCCATCATCTTCCTCGGCACCGGCAGGATGACCTCGACGACGGCGGGTGCGGTGATCATCAATAATCCGTATGTGACGACCATCTGTGCCTTCGTCTTCTGCATGCTCGCAACCATTGCGATCATTGCGATAGCAAAGATCAAGGCATCATCCCCGGAAGTCGTGATCCTTGCGGGTGTCGCTCTTTCATCTCTCTTTACGGCAGGGGTGATGTTCCTCCAGTACTTCAGCGATGATGCACAGCTTGCGGCGGTCGTCCACTGGACATTCGGCGATGTCGGGCGTGCCGGCTGGTCCGAAGTGTACCTGATGGGGGCGATTGTCCTTGTCGCCTGCATCTACTTCATTGCAAACCGGTGGAACTACAATGCGATGGATGCCGGTGACGAGACCGCCAAAGGGCTTGGGGTGAATGTCGAGCGGCTCAGGAATGTCGGCATGATCGTGGCCGCACTTGTCACAGCCGTCCTCGTCTCGTTCCTCGGGGTCATCGGATTCGTCGGGCTCGTCTGCCCGCATATGGTTCGGCGGATCATCGGGGATGAGCAGCGGTACCTGATACCCGGATCAATTGTGATGGGGGGCATCCTCCTGCTTGCATCCGATACGGTTGCACGCCTGATCTTCGCCCCATATGTCCTTCCGGTAGCCATCCTGACGGCATTCATGGGTGCCCCGGTCTTCATCTATCTCCTCCTCAGGGGGTATAAGCGATGATCCTCAGCGTCGATGAACTGAAATTCATGTACCGGAACAAGGGGATTCTCGACGAGATCGCCTTCTCCATCAACGAAGGTGAGATCGTCGCGATCCTCGGGCCTAACGGTGTCGGGAAGACGACCCTCCTCAAGTGCTTAAACCGGATCCTCGTCCCGAAACAGGGTACCGTCTCCGTCTGCGGTGATACCATCACCTCCCTTGAACTGATGGAGATCGCCCGGCGGATCGGGTATGTTCCCCAGCGGGTCGAGACCGGGAGACTGACCGGTTTTGATGCCGTCCTCCTCGGCCGCAGGCCGCATATCGGCTGGGATGTCACCGAAAAGGATCTCAGGATCGTCGAGGCGGCGTTCCGGAGCTTTGGGATCGATCGCCTCCGCCTCCACTACATCGACGAGATGAGCGGTGGAGAGCTCCAGATGATCGCCATCGCACGGGCATTTGTCCAGGAGCCAAAGATCCTCCTGCTGGACGAGCCGACGAGTGCGCTGGACCTGAAGAACCAGATCGAGATCCTGCATCGGATCAACGCGATTGTTGCAGAACACAACATTGCGGTTGTGATGACGATGCATGACCTGAACACCGCTCTCCGGTATGCGGACCGGTTCATCCTCTTAAAGGATCAGTCGATTCATACCTGTGGAGACAGAAGCGTTGTCACCGCTGATGAGATCGAGGCGGTCTATGGTGTCCCGGTCATGATCGGGGAGCTTGCAGGGGTGCCGTGTGTTATCCCCCAGTGCCTCTGCAACGGGAATGGAAGGAAAACCAAGATACCAACAGACGAAGAAGGTAGTAGCTATGTGCGAAACTCATGATCATCAGCATTTTGAAGCAGCCGGGAAATATCCGGAATTTGAAGAGTGTGTAACATTCCACGGCCATTCATGCCCTGGCCTTGCGACCGGATACCGTGCCGCCATTGCGGCGATGCAGGCGCTCGGTGTCGCCCGCCCCTATGACGAGGAGCTCGTCACCGTCGCAGAGACCGATGCCTGCGGTGTGGATGCGATCCAGCTTGTTACCGGGTGTACCGCAGGAAAAGGAAACCTGATCATCAATGATTACGGGAAGCATGTCTTCAGTTTTTATGCCCGGGAGAAGGGGAAAGGCGTCCGGATTCTCATCAGGAACCGTGAGATGCCGGAGAAGGCTGAGATGGATGGCCTGAGGAAGAAGGTCTTTGCCGGGGATGCCACAGAAGATGAAAAGAACCGGTTTTATGAACTGATGGCGGCAGCAACCGAGTCACTCCTCATGATTCCGCAGGATGAGATGCTGACGGTTGTCGAGATCGCGTACAACCCGCCGCAGAAGGCACGGATCTTTGCCACAGTCACCTGCCCTGACTGCGGGGAGCCGGTTGCTGATGCGAAGATGCAGACGGTTGATGGAAAGACCGTCTGCATCCCCTGTTCACGTGCATCCAGGCAGTGAGCATCACCCAAAATCTCTTTTCACCCCTGACCATCCGGCAGATTTATTTTTCGAATACTATTATTCGGGATCAAAAAAACTATATTTCCTGATGACCCCTCTCTCATGAGGTGTGATTATGCAGAAAAAGTTCATACCAATCAGCCTTGGAGCCCTCATCCTCATCACCTGCCTCGCGGCAGGGTGTATGGGGGCTGACCAGGCTGGGACGAGGGAGACGATCGTCATCGGTGGGAAACCCTTTAACGAGCAGTATATTCTTCCCCAGATGATAGCACTCCTTCTTGAAGAGGAAGGATACAGGACAGATATACGGCCGGGGATGAATGATGCAACCCTCTTTGCCGGGATCAAAAGAGGCCAGGTAGATATCTATGTTGAGTACACCGGGACCGCGTACTCACAGCTCCTGCAACGTGAGCCTCTTCGGGTCTGGGACCCGGATCTCGTCTTTGCGGATGTTCAGACAGGTCTTGCCGCAGAGGGGATCAGCGTTCCCTTCAGGCTTGGGTTCAGGAACGACTATGCCATCGCGGTGAAGGAGTCGTATGCCACAGAGAATAATCTTGAAACCATCAGCGATCTTGTGCCCTATGCAGGTACACTCGTCTTTGGCAGCGATCTCGTCTTCCATGAACGTGAAGATGGTCTCCCACGACTGGCAGAGGTCTATGGCCTCTCCTTTGCGGATGTCAGGCCGATGTCACCGACCCTGATGTACGAAGCCATCGACAAGAACCAGGTACAGGCGATCCCACCCTATACAACCGACTCACGGGTGGATCTCTATAACCTTCTGGTGCTTCATGATGATCAGGCGGCTCTCCCTCCCTATGAGGCGATGCTCTTTATCAGATCTGACCGGATGGTAGATGACCGTCTTGTCACCGCCCTCTCTGTCCTTGAGAACCGGATCGACACCGATGAGATGCGGGCATTAAATGCAGAGTTTGATAACGACAAGCGGGAGGCACGGGATATTGCACGGGACTATCTCATCAGGGAGGGGTTGATCTCCCCCTGATTCCCGCAGACCGGGCACTGTTTTTTTCCAGGACGTGGTGATCTGGTTCAAAAACGCCCGTTTGAGCGTATCGATACCATCACGGTACGAGGGATAACGAAGAGGTTTGGAGAGACGGTTGCCGTTGATGATGTCAGCCTTGACGTACAGGGTGGCGAGCTGCTCATCCTTATCGGGGGTTCAGGGTCCGGGAAGACGACGACACTGCGGATGATCAACCGGTTGATCGACCCTGATGAGGGATCCATCTCCATCAACGGGACGGATATCACCAGCATCGATGAGATCCTTCTGCGGAAGAATATCGGATATGTGATCCAGCAGATCGGCCTCTTCCCCCATATGACCGTCCGGGAGAATATCGGACTCATCCCGAAGATCGAGGGGTGGAGTCGTGATCGGATTGAGGAACGGGTGAAAGAGCTCCTTACCCTCGTCCATCTTCCCCCGGAGATCTTTATGGATCGATATCCAAAGGAGCTCTCCGGCGGCCAGCAGCAACGGATAGGCCTTGCCCGGGCACTTGTTATGGATCCCCCCCTCCTCCTGATGGATGAGCCGTTCGGGGCCCTCGATCCCCTTCTCAGGCGGCAGTTGCAGGATGAGTTCATCGCGATCAAGGAGAATATCGGCAGGACGATCGTCTTTGTGACCCATGATATCAATGAGGCGTTCCGGCTTGGCGATCGGATCGCGATCATGCATGAAGGAAGGATCGTCCAGGTGGGTACTGCACGGGATCTCATCCTCACTCCTGCTGATCCGATGGTCGCCGGACTTGTCGGTTCTGAGCACCGTTACAGGCATCTTGAGAATCTGACTGTGCAGGATATCATGCTCCCGGTTTCTGAGATCTCCGTTCTCGAGGCGTCAACCTCCATCAGCTCTGCGATTGGTCTGATGACCGATGCGGGCCTTGAGGTTGCGGTCGTCAGTAACGGCACATCCATCCAGGGGATTGTCCGGCTCCCGGATCTTCTGCGGGTTGGCCAGCATTCGGAGGCTGTCGGATCCCATGCCCGATCCCCTCTCATCCTGAGACCGGACGGGACCGCCCTCTCGGCAATCTCCGGGATGAAGGCTGATGGAGATGTTTGTGCCCTTGTGATGGATGGTGAGGAGCTGCTTGGCATCTTCACCCCCGATGAGGTCCTGCGGCGGCTTGTATAGGAGTTGTTCCGGATGATCGATGAGATACAGACGGTCTGGATCAGGTATAACCTGACCGAACGGACGATAGAGCATCTCCAGATCTTCACCATCGCCCTCCTGCTGGCAATCGCTATCGGGGTGGCGACCGGGCTTCTCCTCTACAGGCGGAGGAGATATTCACCACCGGTCTTCTCGACCCTCAATGCAGTACAGACCTTCCCCGATATCGCCCTTCTCATCCTTCTCATTCCTCTTGCTGGGATAGGGACCGTCCCGACGATCATCGCCTGCGTCCTCTACTCGATCCTCCCGATTGCACGGAACACCTA encodes:
- a CDS encoding FmdE family protein, with the translated sequence MCETHDHQHFEAAGKYPEFEECVTFHGHSCPGLATGYRAAIAAMQALGVARPYDEELVTVAETDACGVDAIQLVTGCTAGKGNLIINDYGKHVFSFYAREKGKGVRILIRNREMPEKAEMDGLRKKVFAGDATEDEKNRFYELMAAATESLLMIPQDEMLTVVEIAYNPPQKARIFATVTCPDCGEPVADAKMQTVDGKTVCIPCSRASRQ
- a CDS encoding FecCD family ABC transporter permease; translated protein: MHFADGELPTDYLKYTYRKILWILAGIVVLFLLFILSISVGAVAIPPHEVFLTLIGQNVTDKWDRIIWNIRLPQALAAIICGAGLAVAGVAMQSILRNPLASPFTLGISNAGAFGAAVAIIFLGTGRMTSTTAGAVIINNPYVTTICAFVFCMLATIAIIAIAKIKASSPEVVILAGVALSSLFTAGVMFLQYFSDDAQLAAVVHWTFGDVGRAGWSEVYLMGAIVLVACIYFIANRWNYNAMDAGDETAKGLGVNVERLRNVGMIVAALVTAVLVSFLGVIGFVGLVCPHMVRRIIGDEQRYLIPGSIVMGGILLLASDTVARLIFAPYVLPVAILTAFMGAPVFIYLLLRGYKR
- a CDS encoding glycine betaine ABC transporter substrate-binding protein: MQKKFIPISLGALILITCLAAGCMGADQAGTRETIVIGGKPFNEQYILPQMIALLLEEEGYRTDIRPGMNDATLFAGIKRGQVDIYVEYTGTAYSQLLQREPLRVWDPDLVFADVQTGLAAEGISVPFRLGFRNDYAIAVKESYATENNLETISDLVPYAGTLVFGSDLVFHEREDGLPRLAEVYGLSFADVRPMSPTLMYEAIDKNQVQAIPPYTTDSRVDLYNLLVLHDDQAALPPYEAMLFIRSDRMVDDRLVTALSVLENRIDTDEMRALNAEFDNDKREARDIARDYLIREGLISP
- a CDS encoding ABC transporter permease, giving the protein MTMSYDPSAGFLNLGIATLLLLAIIVILHVRRIGISRELIVGAARAILQLAVIVVLLVFVFESGNFLLIILMLIGMTLVAAWTSALRARSSLAKPFMVTLPSIAAGSFVSISALVITGVIPITPAFLIPMGSMAIGASMIVSSLSIDRFIREMEIHNDQVEMALSLGASPDEATTVYMREGVRSSMIPAIDRLKTLGIVILPGAMAGMLIAGLNPYYAAEYQLIIVFLLIVAEAITAQFSVFLASRQIFDDRGRIIRLHPHSQSE
- a CDS encoding radical SAM protein, with product MKYRHIFGPVSSHRLGRSLGIDLIPYKTCSYNCVYCECGETTIQTIERSTFIPEDEVMEELRCILSTSPQLDSVTFAGSGEPTLSLSIGNVIAMVKEEFPQYITSVLTNGSLLTRPDVREELLRADRVIPTLTSGRQETFERIHRPHPDLAIEAIIAGMEEFGRDYRGEIWLEVFIIPGVNTSEEELISLRDAITRINPDRVQLNTLDRPAPESWVQAASDTEMNTVREILGREKVEIVNLSSPGEQSTGVMDEEKERICAILSRRPSTIDDLITATGMSGGEVAKILRDLENAGEIRSYRGTRGTRGTFYSSTLPDVTDPKTERNC
- a CDS encoding ABC transporter ATP-binding protein, which translates into the protein MIKKTGFCEKRRRRALERARAYRTHYCSIIKWRGQESGCYLIQQNNDLFLIYVSRNLLRMSRSHHPDLCVKSLSLILQDRPIFSNVSFSIRKGDRIAITGSSGSGKSLLLRCLNQLIPYSGGEIQLYGRDIRSFPPEIIRRTIMLMPQIPVFFPGNVHENLSLPFSFKAHQKLRYPDPTDIIESLGLSSDILSSYPEQLSGGERQRIALVRALMLDPPILLLDEPTSALDRDSASLIVHKLDELADAGSAIIVITHDLALYNRSDKRYRLESGSLQSDIQ
- a CDS encoding betaine/proline/choline family ABC transporter ATP-binding protein (Members of the family are the ATP-binding subunit of ABC transporters for substrates such as betaine, L-proline or other amino acids, choline, carnitine, etc. The substrate specificity is best determined from the substrate-binding subunit, rather than this subunit, as it interacts with the permease subunit and not with substrate directly.) yields the protein MTKRFGETVAVDDVSLDVQGGELLILIGGSGSGKTTTLRMINRLIDPDEGSISINGTDITSIDEILLRKNIGYVIQQIGLFPHMTVRENIGLIPKIEGWSRDRIEERVKELLTLVHLPPEIFMDRYPKELSGGQQQRIGLARALVMDPPLLLMDEPFGALDPLLRRQLQDEFIAIKENIGRTIVFVTHDINEAFRLGDRIAIMHEGRIVQVGTARDLILTPADPMVAGLVGSEHRYRHLENLTVQDIMLPVSEISVLEASTSISSAIGLMTDAGLEVAVVSNGTSIQGIVRLPDLLRVGQHSEAVGSHARSPLILRPDGTALSAISGMKADGDVCALVMDGEELLGIFTPDEVLRRLV
- a CDS encoding iron ABC transporter substrate-binding protein yields the protein MNNRIYSILCGVLLLALLAVAGCVGDSGPSAPPTGQNEMTLTDGFGRTVTIPQPVESVLCSGSGTLRYLVYLQGEDLVVGVDSIEKQHRDIEGRPYALVHRERFQPLPLFGEFRGKDDPEKVIGIWPELVFKGGSTGTAYGTSIAEVDDLQTKTGVPVVGFAYGSLRNQAEKTEMYTALRVMGKAIGNDARAEEIIAYIEATMADLEARTGDIPAADQKRVYIGGVSSAGAHGIISTEPAYPPFLWVHADNVASGLGTAHVDVAKEAIVDWDPEYLFIDAGTTSMDNQGAIGQLKTDPALKGLSAVKEGRVYIVLPYNFYNTNYETVLANAYFVGSVLYPDRFADVDPVEKADEIYTFFVGKPVFNELNSQYGGIGFSQFPM
- a CDS encoding ABC transporter ATP-binding protein, with the protein product MILSVDELKFMYRNKGILDEIAFSINEGEIVAILGPNGVGKTTLLKCLNRILVPKQGTVSVCGDTITSLELMEIARRIGYVPQRVETGRLTGFDAVLLGRRPHIGWDVTEKDLRIVEAAFRSFGIDRLRLHYIDEMSGGELQMIAIARAFVQEPKILLLDEPTSALDLKNQIEILHRINAIVAEHNIAVVMTMHDLNTALRYADRFILLKDQSIHTCGDRSVVTADEIEAVYGVPVMIGELAGVPCVIPQCLCNGNGRKTKIPTDEEGSSYVRNS